From the genome of Oncorhynchus tshawytscha isolate Ot180627B unplaced genomic scaffold, Otsh_v2.0 Un_contig_1289_pilon_pilon, whole genome shotgun sequence, one region includes:
- the LOC121844928 gene encoding glutamate receptor ionotropic, NMDA 2A-like encodes MKCLNMSVGRGLTLAFPALLCSLVTLVTLVMEVESQKVPILNIAVILGRTRYISDRDIRALWSKDDPMDVNVVTVLVNETDPKSIITHVCDLMSGTKIHGVVFGDGTDQEAIAQILDFISSQTLIPILGIHGDPP; translated from the coding sequence ATGAAGTGTCTCAACATGTCAGTGGGCAGGGGGCTGACCCTGGCCTTCCCAGCTCTCCTGTGTTCCCTGGTGACCCTGGTGACCCTGGTCATGGAGGTCGAAAGTCAGAAGGTCCCCATCCTCAACATCGCTGTGATCCTGGGCCGCACGCGCTACATCTCCGACCGGGACATTCGGGCTCTCTGGAGCAAAGACGACCCCATGGACGTCAACGTGGTCACCGTATTGGTCAACGAGACTGACCCCAAGAGTATCATCACCCACGTGTGCGACCTGATGTCTGGGACCAAGATCCACGGGGTGGTGTTCGGAGACGGGACAGACCAGGAGGCCATCGCTCAGATATTGGATTTTATTTCCTCCCAGACACTGATCCCCATCCTGGGCATCCACGGGGATCCTCCATGA